A genomic window from Lotus japonicus ecotype B-129 chromosome 1, LjGifu_v1.2 includes:
- the LOC130730063 gene encoding uncharacterized mitochondrial protein AtMg00810-like, producing the protein MHQPLGFRDSQHPDYVWRVKKSLYDLKQAPRAWYQRFADYISSIGFQHSISDHSLFIFRRGTNIVYILRYVDDIILVASSHDVRKSFMTLLASEFAMKDLGPLSYFLGITVTRHAGGLFLSQSTYAIEIIARAGMASCNPSATPVDTKQKLRSSSGTPCEDATLYQSLAGALQYLTFTRPDISYVVQQVCLHMHAPHTDHMLALKRVLRYVRGTLNYGLHLYPSPIEKLVSYTDADWGGCSDTRRSTSGYCVFLGDNLISWSSKRQPTLSRSSVEAEYRGVANVVSESCWIMLSPSLAGSAIYFRSFTFLYVRQHWFTVTMLVPSTSLEI; encoded by the coding sequence ATGCATCAGCCATTGGGTTTCCGCGACTCTCAGCACCCGGACTATGTCTGGCGTGTGAAGAAGTCACTTTATGATCTGAAACAagcgcctcgtgcttggtatcAGCGGTTTGCTGACTATATTTCCTCTATTGGCTTCCAACACAGCATTTCAGATCATTCCCTTTTTATCTTCCGGCGGGGTACTAACATTGTCTATATTCTAcgatatgttgatgacatcatcctcgTTGCTTCATCTCATGATGTTCGCAAATCCTTTATGACACTTCTTGCATCCGaatttgctatgaaggatctgggtcctctgagttatttccttggcatcACTGTCACTCGGCATGCCGGTGGTCTTTTCCTCAGTCAGAGCACTTATGCCATTGAGATCATTGCCCGCGCCGGCATGGCGTCGTGCAACCCTTCTGCTACTCCGGTTGACACGAAGCAGAAGCTCCGTTCTTCTTCTGGGACTCCTTGTGAGGATGCCACTTTGTATCAGAGTCTTGCTGGTGCCTTACAGTACCTCACCTTCACTCGTCCTGACATTTCCTATGTTGTTCAGCAGGTGTGCTTACACATGCATGCTCCCCACACCGACCATATGCTTGCTCTCAAGCGTGTCTTACGCTATGTTCGTGGCACTCTGAATTACGGTCTTCACttgtatccctcccctattGAGAAACTTGTTTCTTATACGGATGCTGACTGGGGGGGATGTTCTGACACCAGACGCTCTACTTCTGGCTACTGTGTTTTCCTTGGTGACAATCTTATTTCTTGGTCATCTAAGCGGCAACCCACCCTATCTCGCTCTAGTGTTGAAGCTGAATACCGGGGTGTTGCTAATGTTGTCTCCGAGTCTTGCTGGATAATGTTGTCTCCGAGTCTTGCTGGATCCGCAATTTACTTCCGGAGCTTCACTTTCCTCTATGTTAGGCAACATTGGTTCACTGTGacaatgttagtgccatctacctCTCTTGAAATCTAG